A single window of Pogoniulus pusillus isolate bPogPus1 chromosome 11, bPogPus1.pri, whole genome shotgun sequence DNA harbors:
- the SDK2 gene encoding protein sidekick-2 isoform X2, translating to MARVGSWGLLCFALLTLPGLPGAGAQDDVSPYFKTEPVRSQVHLEGNRLVLTCMAEGSWPLEFKWLHNSRELTKFSLEYRYMITSLDRTHAGFYRCIVRNRMGALLQRQTEVQVAYMGSFEDSETQQSVSHGEAAVIRAPRIASFPQPQVTWFRDGRKISPSSRIAITLENTLVILSTVAPDAGRYYVQAVNDKNGDNKTSQPITLTVANVGGPADPIAPTIIIPPRNTSVVAGTSEVTMECVANARPLIKLHIIWKKDGVPLSSGISDYSRRLTILNPVLSDSGYYECEAVLRSSSVPAVAEGAYLSVMEPPQFIKEPERHITAEMEKVVAIPCQAKGVPPPEMAWYKDAALIHLEKLSRFQLLADGSLQISRLVPDDTGMFQCFARNAAGEVQTTTYLAVTSIAPNITRGPQDSTVIDGMSVILNCETSGAPRPAITWQKGERILASGSVQLPRFTLLESGSLLVSPAHLADAGTYTCLATNSRGVDEASADLVVWARTRITDPPQDQSVIKGTKAVMSCGATHDPSVDVRYVWEKDGAPLSPENGPRVRLDEMGTLHISQTWSGDIGTYTCKVISAGGNDSRSAHLRVRQLPHAPESPVATLSPLEKRAINLTWAKPFDGNSPLLRYVLEVSENNAPWTVLLASVDPELTSVMVRGLVPARSYQFRLCAVNDVGRGQFSKDTERVSLPEEPPSAPPQNVIASGRTNQSIMIQWQPPPESHQNGVLKGYIIRYCLAGLPVGYQFKNITNADVNNLLLEDLIIWTNYEIEVAAYNSAGLGVYSMKVTEWTLQGVPTVPPGNVQAEAINSTTIRFTWNPPSPQFINGINQGYKLIAWEPEHEEEATVVTVRPNFQDNIHVGYVTGLRKFAEYLTSVLCFTTPGDGPRSPPQLVRTHEDVPGPVGHLSFIDILDTSLKVSWQEPLEKNGILTGYRISWEEYNRTNTRVTHYLPNVTLEYRVTGLTALTTYTIEVAAMTSKGQGQVSSSTISSGVPPELPGAPTNLGISNIGPRSVTLQFRPGYDGKTSISRWQVEAQMGQSGEAEEWGLVHQLANEPDARSMEVPNLKPYTYYSFRMRQVNIVGTSPPSLPSRRIQTLQAPPDLAPANVTLRTASETSLWLRWMPLLEQEYNGNPDSVGYRIRYARLDGRGQPVVHVIHDRVEREYTIEDLEEWTEYRVQVQAFNAIGSGPWSQLVVGRTRESVPSSGPNNVSAVATTSSSMLVRWSDILEADCNGLILGYKVMYKEKDSDGRAQFWLAEGNASRSAQLTGLGKYTLYEIRVLAFTRIGDGVPSRPPVFERTLDDVPGPPVGILFPEVRTTLVRLIWQPPAAPNGIILAYQVSHCLNTTAANAATVEVLEPSARQYTATGLQPEATYLFRIAAQTRKGWGEAAEALVVTTEKRDRPQPPGKPLAQQEEVRARSVLLSWEPGSDGLSPVRYYTVQSRELPDGEWALHSASISRNATAFVVDRLKPFTSYKFRVKATNDIGDSEYSEESESLTTLQAAPEEAPTILSVTPHTTTSVLIRWQPPSEDKINGILLGFRLRYRELVHDSLRGFTLRGIGNPGTMWAELTPVYTVHNLSEVSLTQYELDNLSKHRRYEIRMSVYNAVGEGPPSPPQEVFVGEAVPTAAPQNVAVQAATATQLDVTWEPPPVESQNGDIQGYKIHFWEAQRQNESARVKTLFLPESGVKLKNLTGYTSYWVSVSAFNAAGDGPRSTPVQGRTQQAAPSAPGSIRFSELTTTSVNVSWEPPPLPNGILEGYRLVYEPCMPVDGVSKIVTVDVKGTSPLWMKVKDLAEGVTYRFRIRARTFAYGPDVEANITTGPGEGAPGPPGEPFISRYGSAITIHWSSGDPGQGPITRYVIEARPSDEGLWDILIKDIPKEVTSYTFSMDILKQGVSYDFRVIAVNDYGYGTPSTPSPSVSAQKANPFYEEWWFLVVIALVGLIFILLLVFVLIIRGQSKKYAKKSDSGNGSKATALSHGEMVSLDEGSFPALELNNRRLSVKNSFCRKNGIYTRSPPRPSPGSLHYSDEDVTKYNDLIPAESSSLTEKPSEVSDSQGSDSEYEVDPGHQKAHSFVNHYISDPTYYNSWRRQQKGISRAQAYSYTESDSGEPDHTPLSNSTSTQQGSLFRPKASRTPTPQTPANPPSQPGTLYRPPSSLAPGSRAPIAGFSSFV from the exons ATGTGGGTGGCCCAGCTGATCCTATAGCACCAACCATCATTATCCCACCCAGGAACACCAGTGTGGTGGCTGGGACCTCAGAGGTGACCATGGAGTGTGTGGCCAATGCCAG GCCACTGATCAAGCTGCACATCATCTGGAAGAAGGATGGAGTGCCCCTCTCCAGTGGCATCAGCGACTACAGCCGCCgactcaccatcctcaaccccGTGCTGAGTGACAGTGGCTACTACGAGTGCGAGGCCGTGCTCCGCAGCAGCAGCGTGCCTGCCGTGGCCGAGGGTGCCTACCTCTCTGTCATGG AACCACCACAGTTCATCAAGGAGCCAGAGAGGCACATCACtgctgagatggagaaggtggtgGCCATACCTTGCCAAGCCAAAG GTGTGCCCCCACCTGAGATGGCCTGGTACAAGGATGCCGCCCTTATCCACCTGGAGAAGCTGTCCCGCTTCCAGCTCCTGGCGGATGGCAGCCTGCAGATCAGTAGGCTGGTGCCCGATGACACTGGCATGTTCCAGTGCTTCGCCCGCAACGCGGCCGGCGAGGTGCAGACCACCACGTACCTGGCCGTGACCA GCATTGCTCCCAACATCACCAGGGGTCCCCAGGACAGCACAGTGATCGATGGCATGTCTGTAATCCTCAACTGCGAGACCTCAGGGGCTCCACGCCCAGCCATCACCTGGCAGAAAG GGGAGCGGATCCTGGCCAGCGGCTCAGTGCAGCTCCCGCGCTTCACCCTCCTGGAGTCGGGCAGCCTCCTGGTCAGCCCCGCACACCTCGCCGATGCTGGCACCTACACCTGCCTGGCCACCAACTCCCGTGGTGTGGATGAGGCGTCAGCAGACCTGgttgtctggg CAAGGACACGTATCACCGACCCGCCGCAGGACCAAAGTGTCAtcaagggcaccaaggctgtcaTGAGCTGTGGCGCCACTCACGACCCCAGTGTGGATGTCAG GTATGTCTGGGAGAAGGATGGGGCACCACTGAGCCCAGAAAATGGCCCGAGAGTGCGCCTGGATGAGATGGGCACTCTCCACATCTCCCAGACCTGGTCGGGTGACATTGGCACCTACACCTGTAAGGTGATCTCGGCAGGAGGCAACGACTCACGCAGTGCCCACCTGCGTGTCCG GCAGCTCCCCCATGCCCCCGAGAGCCCCGTGGCCACCCTCAGCCCCCTGGAGAAACGGGCCATCAACCTGACGTGGGCCAAGCCCTTCGACGGCAACAGTCCCTTGCTCCGCTatgtcttggaggtctctgagAACA ATGCACCCTggactgtgctgctggccagcGTGGACCCCGAGCTGACGTCAGTGATGGTGAGGGGCTTGGTGCCAGCTCGCTCCTACCAGTTCCGCCTCTGTGCTGTGAACGATGTGGGCAGGGGACAGTTCAGCAAGGACACGGAGAG ggtgtccctgcccgagGAGCCTCCCTCTGCACCCCCACAGAATGTCATTGCCAGTGGCCGCACCAACCAGTCCATCATGATCCAGTGGCAGCCTCCCCCTGAGAGCCACCAAAACGGTGTCCTCAAGGGCTACATTATCCG GTACTGCCTGGCTGGGTTGCCTGTGGGCTACCAGTTCAAGAACATCACCAACGCTGATGTCAACAACCTGCTCCTGGAGGACCTCATCATCTGGACCAACTATGAGATCGAGGTGGCAGCATACAACAGCGCTGGCCTGGGGGTCTACAGCATGAAGGTGACAGAGTGGACACTGCAGGGAG TCCCCACAGTGCCTCCAGGGAATGTGCAGGCCGAGGCCATCAACTCCACAACCATCCGCTTCACCTGGAACCCTCCCAGCCCCCAGTTCATCAATGGCATCAACCAGGGGTACAAG CTCATCGCCTGGGAGCCAGAGCACGAGGAGGAAGCGACGGTGGTGACAGTGCGCCCCAACTTCCAGGACAACATCCACGTGGGCTACGTGACAGGGCTGCGGAAGTTCGCCGAGTACCTCACCTCGGTGCTGTGCTTCACCACGCCGGGGGACGGCCCGCGCAGCCCCCCCCAGCTGGTGCGCACCCACGAGGACG tgcctggccccGTGGGACATCTCAGCTTCATTGACATCCTGGACACATCCCTGaaggtcagctggcaggagccactGGAAAAGAACGGCATCCTGACAG GCTACCGGATCTCGTGGGAGGAGTACAACCGCACCAACACGCGGGTGACGCATTACCTGCCCAACGTCACCCTGGAGTACCGCGTCACCGGCCTCACCGCCCTCACCACCTACACCATCGAAGTGGCTGCCATGACCTCCAAGGGCCAGGGCCAGGTCTCCTCCTCCACCATCTCCTCAGGGGTGCCTCCAG AGCTCCCTGGTGCCCCCACTAACCTGGGCATCTCCAACATTGGACCTCGCTCTGTCACACTCCAGTTTCGCCCAGGTTATGACGGCAAAACCTCCATCTCCCGCTGGCAGGTGGAGGCACAG ATGGGCCAGAGTGGTGAGGCCGAAGAATGGGGACTTGTTCACCAGCTGGCTAATGAGCCTGATGCCCGCTCCATGGAGGTGCCCAACCTGAAGCCCTACACCTACTACAG tTTCCGCATGCGGCAGGTGAACATCGTGGgcaccagcccccccagcctgccctccaGGAGGATCCAGACCCTGCAAGCCCCCCCAGACCTGGCACCTGCTAATGTCACCCTGAGGACAGCCAGTGAGACCAGCCTGTGGCTGCGCTGGATG CCCCTCCTGGAGCAGGAGTACAACGGGAACCCTGACTCGGTGGGCTACAGGATCCGGTACGCACGCTTGGACGGGCGAGGGCAGCCAGTGGTGCATGTCATCCACGACCGCGTGGAGCGGGAGTACACCATCGAGGACTTGGAGGAGTGGACAGAGTACCGGGTGCAGGTCCAAGCCTTCAATGCCATCGGCTCGGGGCCCTGGAGCCAGCTGGTGGTGGGACGCACTCGGGAGTCAG tgccctcctctggccccaacAACGTATCAGCAGTGGccaccacctccagcagcaTGCTGGTCCGATGGAGTGACATCCTTGAGGCAGACTGCAACGGCCTCATCCTGGGCTACAAG GTGATGTACAAGGAGAAGGACTCGGATGGACGTGCCCAGTTCTggctggcagaaggcaatgccTCCCGCAGCGCCCAGCTGACTGGCCTGGGCAAATACACCCTGTATGAGATCCGTGTGCTGGCCTTCACCAGGATCGGTGATGGGGTGCCCAGCCGGCCCCCGGTCTTTGAGCGGACGCTGGATGACG TGCCTGGACCACCTGTGGGGATCCTCTTCCCTGAAGTGAGGACCACCTTGGTGCGGCTCATCTGGCAGCCACCCGCAGCACCCAATGGCATCATCCTGG CATACCAGGTCAGCCACTGCCTCAACACCACTGCAGCTAATGCAGCCaccgtggaggtgctggagcccagcgCCCGGCAGTACACAGCCACCGGCCTGCAGCCCGAGGCCACTTACCTGTTCCGCATCGCGGCACAGACCCGCAAGGGCTGGGGTGAGGCAGCCGAAGCCCTGGTGGTGACCACGGAGAAGAGAG ACCGCCCGCAGCCCCCCGGGAAGCCGCTGGCACAGCAAGAGGAGGTGCGAGCCCGCAGCGtgctgctctcctgggagcctGGCAGTGATGGGCTCTCCCCGGTCCGCTACTACACCGTGCAGAGCCGCGAGCTGCCCGACGGCGAGTGGGCACTGCACTCTGCCTCCATCAGCCGCAATGCCACCGCCTTTGTGGTGGACAG GCTGAAGCCCTTCACCTCCTACAAGTTCCGTGTGAAGGCCACGAATGACATTGGCGACAGCGAGTACAGCGAGGAGTCGGAGTCACTCACCACCTTGCAGGCAg CCCCTGAGGAAGCCCCCACCATCCTCTCTGTCACCCCCCACACTACCACATCGGTGCTCATCCGCTGGCAG CCCCCGTCTGAGGACAAGATCAATGGGATCCTGCTGGGTTTCCGTCTCCGCTACCGCGAGCTGGTGCACGACAGCCTGCGCGGCTTCACCCTGCGTGGCATTGGCAACCCTGGCACCATGTGGGCTGAGCTCACCC CTGTCTACACCGTGCACAACCTCAGCGAGGTCTCCCTCACCCAGTACGAGCTGGACA acCTGAGCAAGCACCGGCGCTATGAGATCCGCATGAGCGTGTACAACGCAGTGGGTGAGggtccccccagccccccccaggaGGTCTTTGTGGGTGAAGCTG tgcccactgctgcacCGCAGAAcgtggctgtgcaggcagccactgccacccagctggaTGTCACCTGGGAACCACCACCTGTCGAGAGTCAGAATGGGGACATCCAGGGCTATAAG ATCCACTTCTGGGAAGCCCAGCGGCAGAACGAGAGTGCACGGGTGAAGACTCTCTTCCTGCCCGAGTCCGGGGTGAAGCTGAAGAACCTGACCGGGTACACCTCCTACTGGGTCAGCGTCTCTGCCTTCAACGCCGCAGGGGATGGGCCCCGCAGCACCCCCGTCCAGGGGCGGACGCAGCAGGCAG cccccagtgcccccgGGTCCATCCGGTTCAGCGAGCTGACCACCACATCAGTGAACGTGTCCTGGGAACCACCACCGCTGCCCAACGGCATCCTCGAGGGCTACAGGCTGGTCTACGAACCCTGCATGCCTGTGGACG GTGTCAGTAAGATCGTGACAGTGGACGTGAAGGGGACCAGCCCGCTGTGGATGAAGGTGAAGGACCTGGCTGAGGGCGTGACGTACCGGTTCCGAATCCGGGCCAGAACCTTCGCCTACGGGCCAGACGTTGAGGCAAACATCACCACGGGGCCCGGGGAAG GTGCCCCTGGCCCCCCTGGTGAACCTTTCATCTCCCGCTACGGCTCAGCTATCACCATCCACTGGTCAAGCGGGGACCCCGGGCAAGGGCCCATCACCAGATACGTCATTGAAGCTcgtccttcag atgaGGGGCTCTGGGACATCCTGATCAAAGACATCCCCAAGGAGGTGACCTCCTACACCTTCAGCATGGACATCCTGAAGCAGGGGGTCAGCTATGACTTCCGTGTCATCGCTGTGAACGACTATGGCTATGGGACCCCCAGCACACCTTCCCCCTCTGTGTCAG cccagaaagccaatccattctatgaggAGTGGTGGTTCCTGGTGGTCATTGCCCTGGTAGGGCTCATCTTCATCCTGCTGCTCGTCTTTGTGCTCATCATCCGTGGGCAGAGCAAGAAGTATGCCAAGAAGTCAGACTCAG GGAACGGCTCCAAGGCGACAGCCCTGAGCCATGGCGAGATGGTGAGCCTGGACGagggcagcttcccagccctggAGCTCAACAATCGGCGCCTGTCTGTCAAGAACTCCTTCTGCAGGAAGAATGGCATCTATACCCG GTCCCCACCAcggcccagccctggcagcctccaCTACTCAGACGAGGACGTGACCAAGTACAATGACCTGATCCCTGCCgagagcagcagcctgacagagaagccctctgaggtctccgactcccag GGCAGTGACAGTGAGTACGAGGTGGACCCAGGCCACCAGAAAGCCCACTCCTTTGTCAACCACTACATCAGCGACCCCACCTACTACAACTCCTGGCGGCGGCAGCAGAAGGGCATCTCGCGGGCACAAGCCTACAGCTACACCGAGAGCGATTCGGGGGAGCCTGACCACACACCCCTCTCCAACAGCACCTCCACGCAGCAAGGCAGCCTCTTCCGCCCCAAAGCCAGCAGGACTCCCACTCCCCAGACCCCTGCCAAccctcccagccagcctggTACCCTCTATCGcccacccagcagcctggctcctggctcCAGAGCCCCCATCGCtggattttcttcttttgtttga